A part of Brassica rapa cultivar Chiifu-401-42 chromosome A05, CAAS_Brap_v3.01, whole genome shotgun sequence genomic DNA contains:
- the LOC103870904 gene encoding uncharacterized protein LOC103870904, translating to MELIESTCLPPVGIVTTQLAPWLVWSIWIARNNLIFNNKIVTIEEVISRAISAAKEWQNAQGQDEPKKTPKRKIEDVPHCDTVLQTDAAWTETTRTAGLGWAIKTARETQRFSNSTTFVTSPLMAESLAMREAIKKSKELGIRRLRCESDFSELIKALNSSSEPLEIYGIISDIRIEASSFDVISFVWIPRERNVEADCLAKAALRHVTTDSFS from the coding sequence ATGGAATTGATTGAGTCAACATGCCTCCCACCAGTGGGGATTGTGACAACCCAACTAGCCCCCTGGCTCGTCTGGTCGATATGGATAGCACGCAACAACTTGATTTTCAACAACAAGATCGTGACAATAGAGGAAGTTATATCCCGGGCAATCTCTGCAGCAAAGGAGTGGCAAAACGCGCAGggccaagatgaaccaaagaaGACTCCTAAGCGTAAGATAGAGGATGTACCACACTGTGATACTGTTCTTCAAACAGATGCAGCATGGACTGAGACAACAAGAACAGCTGGACTGGGCTGGGCTATCAAAACCGCAAGAGAAACTCAGAGATTCTCAAACTCTACTACCTTTGTCACATCACCACTGATGGCTGAAAGCTTAGCAATGAGGGAAGCGATCAAGAAGAGTAAGGAGCTGGGGATCCGGCGCTTACGGTGCGAATCAGACTTCTCAGAGCTGATTAAAGCTCTCAATTCATCTTCTGAACCTCTGGAGATTTATGGCATAATTTCTGATATTAGAATTGAGGCTAGCTCTTTTGATGTTATTTCGTTTGTTTGGATTCCTAGAGAAAGGAATGTGGAGGCTGATTGCCTAGCAAAAGCGGCGTTACGCCATGTAACAACTGACTCGTTCAGTTAA
- the LOC103870881 gene encoding putative gamma-glutamylcyclotransferase At3g02910 — protein MGHGTMATPPTTTITAKTTLVFTYGTLKRGFSNHVLMQDLIRSGDASLKGVYQTLEKYPLVCGPYRVPFLLNKPGTGHRVTGELYAVSPRGLSRLDELEGIARGHYVRQPIRLAAAEKEGGDLEAEHATSSCVVEAYYAHKSYEEELWKRNGGRSFGAYTENEARGYVKRKDRPQHLTFLDHIRIFVSSPCD, from the coding sequence ATGGGACACGGAACAATGGCGACACCACCGACCACCACCATCACCGCCAAGACGACGCTCGTGTTCACGTACGGTACTCTAAAGAGAGGATTCTCGAACCACGTCCTGATGCAAGATCTGATCCGATCAGGCGACGCATCTTTAAAAGGAGTCTACCAAACGCTAGAGAAATATCCCCTCGTCTGCGGACCATACCGAGTCCCTTTCCTCCTCAACAAGCCTGGAACGGGCCATCGCGTGACGGGAGAGCTTTACGCGGTTTCTCCTCGCGGTCTCTCGCGTCTCGACGAGCTTGAAGGGATCGCTAGGGGACATTACGTGAGGCAACCGATCCGTCTAGCTGCTGCTGAGAAAGAAGGAGGAGATCTGGAAGCAGAGCATGCGACGTCGTCGTGCGTGGTGGAAGCGTATTACGCGCACAAGAGCTACGAGGAGGAGCTGTGGAAGAGGAATGGAGGGAGATCGTTCGGCGCGTACACGGAGAACGAAGCGCGTGGATATGTGAAGCGTAAGGATCGGCCGCAGCATCTTACCTTCTTGGACCATATCCGTATTTTCGTTTCTTCTCCATGTGACTGA